A section of the Deinococcus hopiensis KR-140 genome encodes:
- a CDS encoding LysM peptidoglycan-binding domain-containing protein: protein MSQASRHTVSAGETLYSISKAAGTTPEALMVLNGMTASTVYAGQALQLPDPPPPLLQAQHTVSAGETLYSIARAAGTTVPALVALNQLADTSISVGQVLELGGPGLQEGSAAPRLPAPAEPTGLEQGLFTLDRLPSSSSSLPFQSAQARRPAAAYLPEVGYEAQTLNNCGPAALAAALRLYGVEANQQTWQDRLRPTGGNMQFAPAQRLLAELGFRSDVQRGGTVEDVKRAVAQGFPVIVLQYHSVVGKTPHFRVVRGYDDARDILIMSDPLSGPNVALTSHDFDVLWNTQGRAFIPVRPLVTANARKKP, encoded by the coding sequence ATGTCTCAGGCCTCGCGGCACACTGTCAGCGCGGGTGAGACGCTCTACAGCATCTCAAAGGCAGCGGGAACGACGCCGGAAGCCCTGATGGTCCTCAACGGCATGACTGCCAGCACGGTCTATGCGGGTCAGGCGCTGCAACTGCCTGACCCGCCCCCGCCCCTCCTCCAGGCCCAGCACACCGTCAGCGCTGGGGAGACGCTGTACAGCATCGCCAGGGCAGCGGGAACGACCGTACCGGCGCTGGTGGCGCTCAACCAGTTGGCAGACACCAGCATCTCTGTCGGCCAGGTGCTGGAACTTGGTGGACCCGGGCTCCAGGAGGGCAGCGCCGCCCCTCGCCTCCCCGCGCCCGCTGAGCCAACGGGCCTCGAGCAGGGCCTGTTCACGCTTGACCGGCTCCCTTCCTCTTCAAGCAGCCTTCCCTTCCAGTCGGCTCAGGCGCGACGTCCGGCCGCGGCGTACCTGCCGGAGGTGGGATACGAAGCGCAAACGCTCAACAACTGCGGACCGGCAGCCCTGGCCGCCGCCCTGCGCCTGTACGGCGTCGAGGCCAATCAGCAGACCTGGCAAGACCGGCTGCGCCCGACCGGCGGCAACATGCAGTTCGCTCCCGCCCAGCGTCTCCTGGCAGAACTCGGCTTCCGGTCGGACGTCCAGCGCGGCGGCACCGTAGAAGACGTGAAGCGCGCCGTCGCCCAGGGATTTCCCGTGATTGTGCTGCAGTACCACAGCGTCGTTGGAAAAACACCGCACTTCCGCGTGGTACGCGGGTATGACGACGCCCGGGACATTCTGATTATGAGTGACCCCCTGAGCGGTCCAAACGTGGCCTTGACCTCTCATGATTTTGACGTGCTCTGGAACACGCAGGGACGGGCGTTCATTCCGGTGCGGCCCCTGGTGACGGCGAACGCCCGGAAGAAACCGTAG
- a CDS encoding DUF7669 domain-containing protein, with translation MGCRSQVLQAARTLARQSLDKTFKRTDLLEMMRAQGTHFSPQAIRTHVTATMCRISARSANVRYPDLDRVRPGRYRINGCTWGCRNVTGRSLRTSGGCSAKDAT, from the coding sequence ATGGGTTGCCGCTCTCAGGTGTTGCAGGCTGCCCGGACCCTGGCTCGCCAGAGTCTGGACAAAACGTTCAAGCGTACGGACCTGCTTGAGATGATGCGGGCACAGGGAACGCACTTCTCACCCCAGGCCATCCGCACGCACGTGACGGCCACCATGTGCCGAATTTCGGCACGGTCTGCCAACGTGCGGTACCCGGACCTGGATCGTGTCCGTCCAGGGCGCTACCGGATCAACGGATGTACGTGGGGCTGCCGGAACGTCACGGGGAGAAGCTTGCGCACCTCCGGCGGTTGCTCCGCGAAGGACGCAACGTGA